One genomic window of Fusarium keratoplasticum isolate Fu6.1 chromosome 3, whole genome shotgun sequence includes the following:
- a CDS encoding NACHT domain-containing protein translates to MELDEALESLPATLEETYERSLLAIEEKRREGFRHILRWPSFSARPMHLDEITEVLAIDFSTKPRPQYDPRKRLVNSAKFFHKHSNLVSVSTVKDRTGQHQELRLAHLSVRDYLLSNKIVGSPASYFTINSLSAHRSIAEACIVYLQQFTSSDGELEKAPKTHSLAPYAAPFWSYHVQAATVAAGKEHSSSSRALLETSNPEAVPLIILIIEFLAQLLRVFGLPVPTTERKLQTDLNSLCVELLSAQLEGQIRFFDPDTPWIDKPDQREWMSNAIGGRHGTALQAASCKGYKDIVQLLLESGAEVNQLAGDYGYALQGAACYGHEECVKLLLDWKADVNAKGGEHHTALHTAAFNGHEKVVKILAEQGAAINDTGSEDRGQNPLIEAAADGHTATVILLLKLGANSLLRDQGGWAALDESAPPGYGTVVRILIDHDPAILQSRDKRGKSALHHTVGQGHVSTVSLLLERGADVNATDIDGRSALFGAARSGNKAIIEILLKHKADVSIEDEEGCEGPEGILPLHIAALRRHIRFVELLLDHGANALAETESGANALHFLELNETYQAEAVAHRLNIDTHNLLERGANINARDEGGHTALMWAAMKGHTSTMRLLIENGADVNSCTDDGWTVMDCFNGMDEDVLNLLWEHGYKDEKQSLDLDGGAPLDIAERDVLNDIRQLLSR, encoded by the exons AtggagcttgatgaggcaCTGGAATCACTTCCGGCAACTCTGGAAGAGACCTACGAGCGGTCTCTACTGGCTATcgaggaaaagagaagagaaggattCCGCCACATCCTGCGATGGCCTTCTTTCTCTGCCCGGCCAATGCATCTCGATGAGATCACGGAAGTGCTAGCCATTGACTTCTCAACGAAGCCCCGGCCCCAATACGACCCTCGAAAGCGACTCGTCAACTCAGCAAAATTCTTTCACAAGCATAGCAACTTGGTTTCGGTATCGACCGTCAAGGACAGAACCGGGCAACATCAGGAGCTGCGCCTCGCCCATCTATCCGTGCGGGATTATCTTCTGTCAAACAAGATTGTGGGATCGCCAGCTTCCTacttcaccatcaacagTCTATCCGCACACCGCAGCATTGCCGAGGCGTGCATAGTATACCTCCAGCAGTTCACTTCATCTGACGGAGAGCTTGAGAAGGCACCCAAGACCCACTCCCTGGCTCCCTATGCCGCCCCCTTCTGGTCCTATCATGTACAAGCAGCGACCGTTGCGGCCGGTAAGGAAcactcttcatcatccaggGCACTTCTTGAGACTTCCAATCCAGAGGCCGTGCCATTGATCATCTTGATAATCGAGTTTCTTGCCCAGCTACTCAGGGTATTTGGATTACCCGTTCCGACTACTGAGAGGAAGCTACAAACAGATTTGAATAGTCTCTGTGTAGAACTTCTTAGCGCTCAACTCGAGGGCCAGATCAGGTTCTTCGACCCGGACACGCCGTGGATTGACAAGCCCGAC CAAAGGGAATGGATGTCAAACGCTATCGGTGGTCGACATGGCACGGCTCTGCAGGCTGCGTCCTGCAAGGGATACAAGGACATAGTGCAACTGCTTCTTGAAAGTGGGGCAGAAGTCAATCAGCTTGCAGGAGATTATGGCTATGCCTTGCAAGGTGCTGCCTGCTATGGTCATGAGGAGTGTGtgaagctgcttctcgacTGGAAAGCGGATGTCAACGCAAAAGGCGGAGAACATCACACAGCCTTGCACACCGCAGCGTTCAACGGTCATGAAAAGGTCGTCAAGATCCTGGCTGAGCAAGGTGCAGCTATCAATGACACAGGGTCAGAAGACCGAGGCCAGAACCCTCTGATAGAGGCGGCCGCTGACGGACACACGGCTACAGTGATActtctcctcaagcttggtgCAAATAGCTTGCTGAGAGACCAAGGAGGGTGGGCCGCCCTGGACGAGTCTGCTCCGCCTGGATATGGCACCGTGGTCCGTATTCTTATTGACCATGATCCTGCCATTCTCCAGTCCAGGGACAAGCGTGGCAAGTCGGCGCTGCACCACACAGTAGGACAGGGACACGTTTCAACCGTCTCCTTGCTTTTAGAGCGAGGCGCGGATGTGAACGCGACAGATATCGACGGACGCAGCGCCCTATTCGGGGCCGCGAGGTCAGggaacaaggccatcatcgagaTTCTACTCAAACACAAGGCAGACGTATCGattgaagacgaggaaggcTG CGAAGGCCCGGAAGGGATATTGCCGCTTCACATCGCCGCATTGAGGAGGCACATCCGTTTCGTTGAATTACTTCTTGACCATGGGGCCAATGCCCTTGCCGAGACCGAGTCTGGTGCAAATGCCTTGCACTTTCTGGAACTCAATGAGACATACCAAGCTGAGGCAGTTGCTCACAGACTCAACATTGATACACATAAT CTCTTGGAGCGTGGCGCCAATATCAATGCGAGAGACGAGGGTGGTCATACAGCTCTTATGTGGGCAGCTATGAAGGGCCATACATCGACCATGCGGTTGTTGATCGAAAATGGGGCCGATGTGAACTCTTGCACCGATGATGGTTGGACAGTGATGGATTGCTTCAACGGaatggatgaggatgttctCAATTTGCTGTGGGAACATGGGTATAAGGACGAGAAGCAatctcttgatcttgatggagGAGCGCCCCTGGACATTGCGGAACGAGACGTTTTGAACGATATCAGACAGCTTTTGTCACGCTAG